TGCTTGAGCCAAGTGCACATCTTCAAGCTGAATTACTGCTTTTAACTCTACCATGATTTTCCCCTCAACAAAAAAATCGACTCTTCTGGTACCGATATGTTCACCTTTATAATTAATATCCATTTCAAACTCACGCTCAAATTCCAATCCTTGCTCAGCCATTTCAATCACCAATGCCCTTTGGTAAATAACTTCTTGAAAACCATTTCCAAGAGTTTTGTGAACTTCCATTGCACAACCAATGATTTTACCTGTCAAGTCACTATCAGGATATTCCTTTTTAATCATAGTATTCATTCAATCATAATAATCATAGTTTAAGACAATTTACCCTCCAGCCTTTTTCACCTTAAAGCCCATATCCAAAAGTAACTGCATTACCTTGTCACGCTTTTCACCCTGTACCAGTATCTCTCCATCTTTCACACTACCGCCTGTTCCACATTTGCTTTTGAGCGTTTTTCCTAAATCGGTCAAATCATCTTCGCTGCCAATAAAGCCCGTTACAAGTGTAACAACCTTGCCTCCCCTTTGTTTCCTATCAAGCAGAACTTTTAAATTTTGTTGTTGAGGTGCAAGTGTTTCCTCGTCTTCCTCATTCAAATTATCATATTCAAAATCAGGATCTGTTGAATACATAATTCCTCCCAGAGGTTTGGATTTGTTCTTTTTCTTTTTGCTCATTGACCTGCTATAAATGTTGATTAAAAGTCTTTCAAAATTAGCAAATGCTTTCATTATTACATGATTAGTTATTTAAATTCGTCCTGAAAAATGAATCGGTTTTAAATAAAAGAAGATGAATTTGAGTAAGTTTCAGCAAGCAATTCTAACAGGAATTCCAGAGGAATTACCAACACATCCGGGAATTGATGAAAAGGTTAGCCATGCACCAAACCGTCCTGACTATTTATCAGATACAGAAAAAATACTGGCATTAAAAAATGCATTACGCTATTTTCCAGCAAAACATCACGAAATATTGGCCAAGGAATTTGCAGAAGAATTGAAAAATTATGGTCGCATTTATATGTATCGTTTTCGTCCAACCTACGAGATAAAAGCCAGACCCATAGGAGATTATCCTGCAAAATGCCAACAAGCTGCAGCCATTATGCTCATGATCAACAACAATCTTGATTATGCGGTTGCACAGCATCCCAACGAACTCATTACCTATGGAGGCAATGGGGCTGTTTTTCAGAATTGGGCGCAATACCTACTCACCATGAAATATCTGGCTGAAATGACAGAAGAGCAAACGTTAACCATGTATTCTGGTCATCCAATGGGTTTGTTTCCTTCACACAAAGATGCTCCTCGGGTTGTCGTAACAAATGGAATGGTGATTCCAAATTACTCTAAACCTGAACATTGGCATAAATTCAATGCATTAGGCGTTTCACAATACGGACAAATGACTGCGGGCTCATATATGTATATCGGACCTCAGGGAATTGTTCATGGAACTACCATTACTGTTTTGAATGCATGTAGGAAAATTGATGATAAGGGAACCTATGGGAAGTTATTTTTAACCGCTGGATTGGGCGGCATGAGTGGAGCTCAACCCAAAGCAGGAAATATAGCAGGCGTTGTTTCTGTTACGGCCGAAGTAAATCCAGATGCCACATGGAAACGCCATGAGCAGGGATGGGTTGATGAAGTTATTTCAGACCTTGATGAGCTTTGCATTAGAGTTACAAAAGCAAAAGAGGAAAAAGAGGTTGTTTCAATAGCCTATAACGGAAACATAGTCGATGTTTGGGAAAAATTTGATCAGGAAAATATATATGTTGAATTGGGATCAGATCAAACATCCCTGCACAATCCATGGGATGGTGGTTATTATCCTGCCGGATTAAGCCTCGAAGAATCAAACAAAATGATGGCTGAAAATCCATCACTTTTCAAAGAAAAAGTACAGGAAAGTTTAAGGCGTCATGCAGATGCCATTAATAAACATACGGCAAAAGGAAGCTATTTCTTCGATTATGGAAATGCATTTTTACTGGAAGCATCCCGTGCTGGTGCAGATATCATGGCTGAGGATGGAATCACTTTTAAATATCCTTCTTATGTTCAGGATATAATGGGTCCCATGTGTTTTGATTATGGATTTGGGCCTTTCCGTTGGGTTTGTACTTCTGGTAAACCAGAGGATCTTCAAAAATCAGATAGTATTGCCTGTGAAGTTTTAGAAGAAATTATGAAGAACTCTCCAGTAGATATTCAGCAGCAAATGGCTGATAATATTCAGTGGATTAGAGGAGCACAGGAAAACAAACTTGTAGTTGGCTCACAAGCCCGAATTCTATATGCAGATGCAGAAGGCCGAATGAAAATTGCTGAAGCATTTAATAATGCCATTCAAGCAGGTGATATTACAGCACCTATTGTATTGGGTCGCGATCATCATGATGTGTCTGGAACCGATTCTCCTTTCAGGGAAACATCAAATATTTATGACGGCTCAAGTTTTACAGCCGATATGGCTATCCAAAATGTGATTGGCGATTCATTTAGAGGTGCAACTTGGGTTTCTATTCACAACGGTGGTGGAGTTGGTTGGGGTGAAGTGATCAATGGTGGGTTTGGAATGCTACTCGATGGAAGTAAAGATGCAGACAGAAGACTTAAAAACATGCTTTTCTGGGATGTAAATAATGGTATTTCGAGACGAAGTTGGGCCAGAAATGAAGGCGCTATTTTCGCCATAAAAAGAGCTATGGAATTGAATCCAGATTTGAAAGTTACAGTACCCAACATAGTTGATGAAAACATCCTTGATTCACTTAATTAATCAGGTTCATGAAACTGAATTTATTAATCATTTTTCTCGCTTTTTCTACAGTCAGTCAGGCACAAGACTCAAGCAAATGGGACATTAATCCATCTGCAGATATTGTAAGTCGATATGTTTGGCGAGGAATTGATTTCGGAGGATCTCCATCTATACAACCAAGTTTAACTTTTCAAAATGGCAATCTTGAGTTTGGATTTTGGGGTGCATATGCTGTTTCAGGAAGCTATCAGGAAGCTGATTTGTATATTTCTTACTCATTTTTAGATGAGCTTTTTAGCATAGGAATTACCGACTATTTCTTTCCCGATATGGCAAGTATTGATCAGGGATATTTTAACTGGAATAATAACACAGGACATGTTTTAGAAGCAAATTTGGCATTTAATGGGTCTTCGAAATTTCCAATAGCAATTGCTGCAAACACATTTGTTTATGGTGCTGATAAAGTATTTTCAGACTCAACATGGAATCTCAATGATAGTGTGCATCAAATGAATACAAAAAATGGCTATTCAACTTATTGTGAAATAACGTATTCATTCGAAGTAAAAAAAACAACTATTGATGTATTTGCAGGCTTCAATCTCAATGGAGTTAATTTTGAAGATGCCATATTGAGAGGAGGAGAAGGATTCTATTTGGATGGACCCGGATTCACAAATATTGGATTGACAGCCAGTCGAGAAATTCCTGTTTCAGGCAAGTTTTCATTGCCAGTTTATTCCTCTCTTATTGTGAATCCAAAGCGGGAACGCATATACATGGTTTTCGGATTTACTTTATAAAACAACATATATACTAATCTGATCGATTAATACTTCTATTTTAACGAATGAGTCAATTATTAATCTTATTTTAGCGCTTTCTTTTTTTTAAGAACAATTCTATAAAACAGCTTTATGACTGAAATTATTAAACAAACACTTAGAGACTCTAAGTCAGCCCGTTGGTCTGCTTTGATTATTCTATCTTTTACCATGTTCGCAGGTTATATGTTTACCGAAGTTATTTCTCCGCTTAAACCAATTCTGGAGAGATCAGGAATTAATAGTTCCGACTTTGGTTTTATTACCAGTGCATATGGATTATTCAACGTATTTCTTTTCATGCTTATCATTGTAGGAATTTTACTGGATAAGTTTGGAATTCGCTTTAGCACTATAGCTTCAGTTCTTGTAATGATTGCTGGTGGTATTATTAAATATGCTGCCTTTAAAGGATTAATTGGAAGTACAGAAGTAACCATGTCGATTCTAAAACTTGAAATAACCACACAGGTATTTTGGGCAGGATTTGGATTTGCTCTATTTGGGGTTGGAGTTGAATACGCTGGTATTACAGTTTCAAAGTCTGTTGCAAAGTGGTTTAAAGGAAAGGAAATGGCGCTTGCAATGGGAATGCAGGTAGCTATTGCTCGTTTAGGTTCGTTTGCACCTTTAGCATTTGGCGCAAAAATCGCCTATAAATATGATGTCCCTACAACAATACTAATTGTTATTATTTTCCTGATACTTGGATTAATGGGCTTCATTTATTATAATACTATCGACAGAAAACTTGACAAGCAACTTGATGTTGGAAAAATTAAATCTAAAGAAGATGATTTTAAAATTTCTGATCTCGGATTGATTATTAAAAATCGTGGTTTCTGGTTGATTGCAATACTTTGTGTATTATTCTATTCTGCCGTTTTTCCATTCTATAAATACGGACCCGATTTAATGGTTAACAAGTTTGGTGTTTCAGTTAAGTGGGCAGGATTGTTACCTAGCCTTGTTCCTTTTGGAACCATGTTGCTTACTCCGTTTTTTGGAAGTATTTATGATAAAAAGGGGAAAGGCGCCACAATAATGATTATTGGTGCTGTGTTGTTGATTGTCGTTCACGCAATATTCTATCTTCCATTTGTTGACAGTGTTGTTGTTGCATTCTTTAATGTTCTGCTACTGGGAATTGCATTTTCTTTAGTACCATCAGCAATGTGGCCATCAGTTCCAAAAATTATTCCTGAAAAACAATTGGGAAGTGCATTTGCACTAATCTTTTGGGTTCAGAATTTTGGGCTTTGGGGTATTCCATTATTAGTAGGAATCGTTTTAAACTCTACCAACCCAACCATTGTTCCTGATAAAACGCTGGTTATTGACACCTATGCAGAAGCCTACACTACTGCCTTGGAGGACAGTCCGTTTATTGGAGTAACAGATGCAAAAGGAAATGTAATTGATCTGGCTGCCATTAAAATATTAGCCAAATCATCTGGAGGAGATTTAGTTGATAAGGTAATTGCAGAATCACCTCAGGAAGAAGTCATAGAATACGATAAAGAGGCACTAAAACAAAAAATTTCAACTGAAATTGAACTTGTGGTCAATGAGTATGTATCAACAATGGATATTACAGATATTAGTGAAATTGATGAAAAAGATTTAGCAGCCTTGAATAAATTAGAAGAAGTTGCTATTAGCAAGGGTATGGAAATAGTTAAGGAAAGCAAAATAAAGCTTAACTATAATTATCAAAAAACCTGGACCATTTTTGTTGCTCTAACATTTTTAGCACTTTTTATTGCATTCTGGCTTAAAGCAGAGGATAAACGAAAAGGCTATGGTTTAGAGTTACCGAATATTAAAAAATAGCTTTTGAAATAAATAATTTGAAATACCTGCTTTTAATTAAAGGCAGGTATTTTGTTTAATATAAACTCACTAACATTTAAAATATAGCATATGAGTAACGAAATATTAAATCTGGAGCCTAAGGCAATCTGGAAACATTTTTACAGCCTGACTCAAATTCCTCGTCCTTCTAAAAAAGAAGAACGCATCATTGAATTCATGAAGAAATTTGGTGAAGACCTTGGTCTTGAAACAATTGTTGACAAGGTGGGAAATGTGATAATCAAAAAACCTGCAACCTCAGGTATGGAAGGCAAAAAGGTAGTTGTTTTACAAGGCCACCTCGATATGGTTCCACAAAAAAACTCAGATAAAGATCACGACTTCGAAACTGATCCAATCGAAACAATGATTGAAGATGGTTGGGTAACTGCAAATGGAACCACATTGGGCTCTGACAACGGAATGGGTGTTGCTGCTGCAATGGCTGTTTTAGAAGCAACTGACTTAGTACATCCTGCTATTGAAGCCTTATTTACAATTGATGAAGAAACAGGCATGACAGGTGCTTTTGGATTAGAACCTGGTATTTTAGCTGGTGATATTCTCATCAATATGGACTCAGAAGACGAAGGCGAACTGTATGTTGGTTGCGCTGGTGGTGAAGATTGTGAAGCTCAATTTACATATAATGAAGAGAGTGTCCCTGCAGGATATACTGCTTTTGAAATTAAAGTTACCGGTCTTAAAGGTGGACATTCAGGAATGGATATTCCATTAGGTCGAGGCAATTCAAATAAAGTATTAAACCGTTTCTTGTGGCATGCACAAAGAGAGCATGGCTTAAAAGTCGCAACGGTTACAGGTGGAAGCCTTAGAAATGCTATACCAAGAGAATCATTCGCTATAGTTGTAGTGCCATCTGACAAAGTTGAAGATGTTAAGGTTTGTTTCGAAAAATATAGCGTTACAGCAAAAGCTGAACTTTCAGTCACTGAGCCAAATATGAGTCTTGAATTAATAGCTACAGATATGCCTGCAAAAGTGATGGCAGATGCCGACCAAAGCAGAATTTTAAATGCTGTATACGCCTGCCCTCATGGTGTTATAAGAATGAGTGATGGTGTTGGTGTTCCTGAAACGTCAACCAATATGGCAATTTACAATATCGGTAGTGGTAAAGCAGAGGTAATGAACCTCATGAGAAGTTCAGTAGATTCAGCCAAAAAAGACTTGGCACAACGCATGACTGCCTTATTTGAATTAGCTGGAGCAGCGGTAACACTTAAAGGCGAATATCCAGGTTGGAAACCCAATATGGATTCTCCTATTCTCAAAACGATGAGTGATGTTTATAACAAAAATTATGGTAAAATTCCTGAAGTAAAAGTTATTCATGCTGGTTTGGAATGTGGTATTCTAGGAGATGGTTATCCAAATTGGGATATGATTTCATTTGGCCCAACCATTCGTTTCCCACACTCACCTGATGAGAAGGTAAATATTGAGACAGTAGGAAAATTCTGGAATTTCTTAGTCGCTACTCTTGAAGCTATTCCTGAAAAATAAATCATTAGTTTGACCAAACACGTTAGCTATATTCTATGCAAAAACGGAAAGAACTTGCATTAAAGCTAATAGACATATTTGAGAAGCATGATCCGGTTCCTGAAACGGAACTGGATTATGTTAATCCTTATGAGCTTGTAGTTGCCGTAATTTTGTCGGCACAGTGTACCGATAAAAGAGTGAATCTGATTACCCCTGCATTATTTGACCATTTCCCAACTCTTGAGAGCATGGCAAATGCAAAGGTTGAAGAAGTCTTTTTCTTTATTAAAAGTTGTAGTTATCCTAATAACAAAGCCAAGCATTTAGTTGGAATGGCAAAAACTGTTATGGATAGTTTTAATGGAGAGATTCCTAAATCGCTTGTTGATTTGCAAAAATTGCCTGGTGTGGGCCGCAAAACAGCAAATGTAGTTGCCTCTGTAGCTTTTGATATTCCGACAATGCCTGTTGACACACATGTCTTTCGCGTTGCTCAACGAATTGGTTTGGTCAAAGCATCAAAAACACCATTACAAGTTGAAGAACAATTGCTTGAAATAATTCCAACTGAAAAGCTACATGACTACCATCATTGGTTAATTCTACATGGGCGTTATATTTGTCAGGCAAGAAAACCCAAATGCGAGCACTGTCCTGCTACCCCAGTTTGTAAGTATTTCAAAAATAAACACATCTAACTTATCTGTCAGATTTTTGTCGAACGTTAATCCTGCCAAAGCTTTCGTTTTTTTTCGAACTCCTCTTCAATAGTTTATCATAAAAAATTGTAATTTAGCGGTTTAAGCTTTCAGCTACTGCAACTCAATATTAATTCGAAATAGCAAAAAATATAAATATGACAACTGACAATTCAGGAAAAGAAAAGGCATTAAATCTTACAATATCCTCTTTAGAAAAACAATATGGTAAAGGTATTGTTATGAAACTGAGTGATGATGCTATTACGAAAGTTGAAGCGATCTCAACTGGCTCTTTGGGTCTTGATATCGCACTAGGTGTGGGTGGTTTGCCCAGGGGAAGAGTCGTTGAAATATATGGCCCCGAGTCATCAGGAAAAACAACGCTGGCTATGCATGCTATTTCTGAAACACAAAAAAAAGGTGGTTTAGCAGCTTTCATTGATGCAGAACATGCATTTGATAAAATTTATGCAGAAAATTTAGGAATTGATATTGATAATCTATTAATCTCCCAACCAGATAATGGAGAGCAAGCACTTGATATTACGGATCATTTAATCCGCTCAGGAGCCATCGATATTATCGTAATTGACTCTGTAGCTGCCTTGGTACCCAAAGCAGAAGTAGAAGGAGATATGGGCGATTCTCGAATGGGTTTACAAGCTCGCTTGATGTCGCAGGCTTTACGAAAACTAACGGCTTCAATAAGCAAAACAAAATGTATTTGCATTTTTATTAATCAGCTACGTGACAAAATTGGAGTTGTTTATGGTAATCCCGAAACAACCACGGGCGGTAATGCACTAAAGTTTTATGCATCAGTTCGCCTGGATATACGAAGGATTGCAACCCTAAAATCTGGAGATGCATTTTTAGGAAATAGAACGCGTGTAAAGGTTGCAAAAAACAAAGTTGCACCACCATTCAGACTCGCTGAATTCGACATTATTTATGGAGAAGGAATTTCCAGAGAAGGGGAAATAGTTGACCTCGCTGCAGATTTTGATGTTGTTAAGAAAAGCGGTTCTTGGTATAGCTATGGAGAAACAAAACTGGGGCAAGGGCGCGATAGTGTTGTGAGCCTGTTGAAAGACAATCCTGAATTATTTGAAGAAATTAAAACGAAGGTGCTTTTAAAGCTTAACGAAAAATAATAGCCATGAAATCAGGCTTATTTGTTATTTCATTATTGACACTTCTAATACATGGAAGTTTACAAGCTAATAATGACACTTTACGGATGCACGATCCTGAAAATGTTTTAACGAACTATTATAATACAACAACCCATCCCAATCAGCTAGCCCGATTTGACCTCCCCAAACCTGCAATAATTAAAGGTTTTGAAATAACCTTAATGGGTGAGGCAGGATCAACAGTAAATCTGAATTTTTTAGGCCACGAAGGTGGGGTGGCTTTGATTAGTTTGAAAAACAATATTGTTCCTACAATCACTGTTACAAAGTTGCAAGATGGCAAAGAACAGGTTTATGTTGCTTTGGATAGTCCGTTCATAAAAATGAATAACACACAGTTCTTCTTGCTTTTTAATGCTTTTAATGGAGCCGGTATTGTAACCGACAGAACCAATCATCCTTATAGTTGCAAGTCAAGTTCAGGTGGAGATTATTACTATCAGTATGGGATAAATAATGCCGGTGAATATCGTTTACTTTCAAATTTTAATCGGGCATTTGCAATTGATGTAATTTTGGAATATCCAGATAAAGAATCACAGCAAATATTCCTGGATGTTACCTTAACAGCTGGAATTGACGAAAATCTTTCTAATTCAACTATTGCTGCTGCGGATTACAATGATGATGGGTTTGTTGATTTACTGATCAGGGGCAGGCTATATAAGAACTTAAAAAATGGAAATTTTGAAGATGTTTCCCATCAGCTTGGAATAGTTAATCCCTATTCTGCGGTTGTGGCAAATGCATTTGTTGACAACGACAATGATGGCGATTTAGATATTTTTCTTTTTGGTTCAGATACCTCCGTATTGCTTATTAATAATGGAAATATATTTACTGAAATAATTCTCAATTTTCCTGAATTTAAAGCTTTTCTTTCCTTCAGCTTTGCTGACATTAACAACGACAACTATCCTGACCTATTTGTTTCACAACTTTGGAAAACATATCCAGAACCAGAGCTTAACTATTTCTTTTATAATACAGGAAGCAACAATTTCACAGATAATACGAATGTCATTTACCCTGAATATGATGGAAACTGGAACTGGCCTGGCCGTACATGGGATCCTGCCAATTATGTTGTAGAAAGAAACCGCAATAGCAGGGGGTCTCAGTGGATAGATTTCGATAATGATGGCGATCTTGATTTGTTTGTTACCAATTATTTCCTTCAACCGGATGAGTTTTATAGAAACAATGGTGATGGGAGTTTTACTGATATCTGTCAGGTTAAGGGAATTGATAAAAACAATACCGGCTCAAATCATGGAACTGGAGTTGACTGGTATGACTTTGATAACGATGGCAATCTAGACCTATTATTACCCCAATTTGCTCACCCCAGATTTATTGGCGATTATGACCATCGTGGCACCACAATTTATCGTAACAAGGGTGCGCCAGATTTTGAGTTTACTGATTTGATTGGACAATATAATAATTACTCCGGCTTGAAATCAGATATTGGCTTTGAGCTGGAAGAAACACATGCTGGAGGAGCCTGGGGAGATGTTAACAACGATGGCCTTGCCGATGTTTTGCTCACCGTATTTTATGGTTGCCGATACATTGATATGTATGAGCAGCAAGAAGACAATTCATTTAAATTAGAAACTTTTAAATATGGCTTGTCGGGCATTAACACCGGAACAGATTTGGTTTGGTTGGATTACGATAATGATGGACGACTTGACCTGGCTGGTGCAATTGCAGGAAAATTCAGGCTTTTTAAAAACAACCAATACAATAGTAGACGATGGATTGAATTGGATCTAAAAAGTAAAACAGCAAATAAATATTCAATAGGGGCTCGTGCCAGTGTATATGTTGATGGTAAAATATTAACACAGGAAGTTTGTGCTGGTAGGGGTCAAAAAATGCAAAAACCTTATCGTCTACATTTTGGTTTAGGTTATAACCCTACTATCGATTCAATAATGGTCACATGGCCAACACAGCCTCCCATTAAGGAACGTTTTGATAATCTTAATGTAAATGAGATTTACACCTTGACTCAAGGCGGACAGGTTTTTAATAGTATTGAAAACTTGACAAAAGACCAAACAGAGATAAGAGTCTATCCCAATCCTGCATCATCCAAGCTTTATGTCTCAGGACAGGATATAAAAAGAATTCGTATAATGAGCACAATAGGCCAAATGTTATTAAATATTTCTGTGAACAACATAAACCCAGTTCAGATTGATCTTTCAGCTTTTAAAAATGGAATGTATGCACTAGAGATAGAAACTGAAACAGATCGTG
This sequence is a window from Bacteroidota bacterium. Protein-coding genes within it:
- a CDS encoding GxxExxY protein, which translates into the protein MNTMIKKEYPDSDLTGKIIGCAMEVHKTLGNGFQEVIYQRALVIEMAEQGLEFEREFEMDINYKGEHIGTRRVDFFVEGKIMVELKAVIQLEDVHLAQAINYLEAYGMSIGLLINFSSRSLQFKRVMKPGKTSKL
- a CDS encoding translation initiation factor; protein product: MSKKKKNKSKPLGGIMYSTDPDFEYDNLNEEDEETLAPQQQNLKVLLDRKQRGGKVVTLVTGFIGSEDDLTDLGKTLKSKCGTGGSVKDGEILVQGEKRDKVMQLLLDMGFKVKKAGG
- a CDS encoding urocanate hydratase translates to MNLSKFQQAILTGIPEELPTHPGIDEKVSHAPNRPDYLSDTEKILALKNALRYFPAKHHEILAKEFAEELKNYGRIYMYRFRPTYEIKARPIGDYPAKCQQAAAIMLMINNNLDYAVAQHPNELITYGGNGAVFQNWAQYLLTMKYLAEMTEEQTLTMYSGHPMGLFPSHKDAPRVVVTNGMVIPNYSKPEHWHKFNALGVSQYGQMTAGSYMYIGPQGIVHGTTITVLNACRKIDDKGTYGKLFLTAGLGGMSGAQPKAGNIAGVVSVTAEVNPDATWKRHEQGWVDEVISDLDELCIRVTKAKEEKEVVSIAYNGNIVDVWEKFDQENIYVELGSDQTSLHNPWDGGYYPAGLSLEESNKMMAENPSLFKEKVQESLRRHADAINKHTAKGSYFFDYGNAFLLEASRAGADIMAEDGITFKYPSYVQDIMGPMCFDYGFGPFRWVCTSGKPEDLQKSDSIACEVLEEIMKNSPVDIQQQMADNIQWIRGAQENKLVVGSQARILYADAEGRMKIAEAFNNAIQAGDITAPIVLGRDHHDVSGTDSPFRETSNIYDGSSFTADMAIQNVIGDSFRGATWVSIHNGGGVGWGEVINGGFGMLLDGSKDADRRLKNMLFWDVNNGISRRSWARNEGAIFAIKRAMELNPDLKVTVPNIVDENILDSLN
- a CDS encoding MFS transporter, whose translation is MTEIIKQTLRDSKSARWSALIILSFTMFAGYMFTEVISPLKPILERSGINSSDFGFITSAYGLFNVFLFMLIIVGILLDKFGIRFSTIASVLVMIAGGIIKYAAFKGLIGSTEVTMSILKLEITTQVFWAGFGFALFGVGVEYAGITVSKSVAKWFKGKEMALAMGMQVAIARLGSFAPLAFGAKIAYKYDVPTTILIVIIFLILGLMGFIYYNTIDRKLDKQLDVGKIKSKEDDFKISDLGLIIKNRGFWLIAILCVLFYSAVFPFYKYGPDLMVNKFGVSVKWAGLLPSLVPFGTMLLTPFFGSIYDKKGKGATIMIIGAVLLIVVHAIFYLPFVDSVVVAFFNVLLLGIAFSLVPSAMWPSVPKIIPEKQLGSAFALIFWVQNFGLWGIPLLVGIVLNSTNPTIVPDKTLVIDTYAEAYTTALEDSPFIGVTDAKGNVIDLAAIKILAKSSGGDLVDKVIAESPQEEVIEYDKEALKQKISTEIELVVNEYVSTMDITDISEIDEKDLAALNKLEEVAISKGMEIVKESKIKLNYNYQKTWTIFVALTFLALFIAFWLKAEDKRKGYGLELPNIKK
- a CDS encoding aminoacyl-histidine dipeptidase translates to MSNEILNLEPKAIWKHFYSLTQIPRPSKKEERIIEFMKKFGEDLGLETIVDKVGNVIIKKPATSGMEGKKVVVLQGHLDMVPQKNSDKDHDFETDPIETMIEDGWVTANGTTLGSDNGMGVAAAMAVLEATDLVHPAIEALFTIDEETGMTGAFGLEPGILAGDILINMDSEDEGELYVGCAGGEDCEAQFTYNEESVPAGYTAFEIKVTGLKGGHSGMDIPLGRGNSNKVLNRFLWHAQREHGLKVATVTGGSLRNAIPRESFAIVVVPSDKVEDVKVCFEKYSVTAKAELSVTEPNMSLELIATDMPAKVMADADQSRILNAVYACPHGVIRMSDGVGVPETSTNMAIYNIGSGKAEVMNLMRSSVDSAKKDLAQRMTALFELAGAAVTLKGEYPGWKPNMDSPILKTMSDVYNKNYGKIPEVKVIHAGLECGILGDGYPNWDMISFGPTIRFPHSPDEKVNIETVGKFWNFLVATLEAIPEK
- the nth gene encoding endonuclease III; the protein is MQKRKELALKLIDIFEKHDPVPETELDYVNPYELVVAVILSAQCTDKRVNLITPALFDHFPTLESMANAKVEEVFFFIKSCSYPNNKAKHLVGMAKTVMDSFNGEIPKSLVDLQKLPGVGRKTANVVASVAFDIPTMPVDTHVFRVAQRIGLVKASKTPLQVEEQLLEIIPTEKLHDYHHWLILHGRYICQARKPKCEHCPATPVCKYFKNKHI
- the recA gene encoding recombinase RecA; protein product: MTTDNSGKEKALNLTISSLEKQYGKGIVMKLSDDAITKVEAISTGSLGLDIALGVGGLPRGRVVEIYGPESSGKTTLAMHAISETQKKGGLAAFIDAEHAFDKIYAENLGIDIDNLLISQPDNGEQALDITDHLIRSGAIDIIVIDSVAALVPKAEVEGDMGDSRMGLQARLMSQALRKLTASISKTKCICIFINQLRDKIGVVYGNPETTTGGNALKFYASVRLDIRRIATLKSGDAFLGNRTRVKVAKNKVAPPFRLAEFDIIYGEGISREGEIVDLAADFDVVKKSGSWYSYGETKLGQGRDSVVSLLKDNPELFEEIKTKVLLKLNEK
- a CDS encoding T9SS type A sorting domain-containing protein; this encodes MKSGLFVISLLTLLIHGSLQANNDTLRMHDPENVLTNYYNTTTHPNQLARFDLPKPAIIKGFEITLMGEAGSTVNLNFLGHEGGVALISLKNNIVPTITVTKLQDGKEQVYVALDSPFIKMNNTQFFLLFNAFNGAGIVTDRTNHPYSCKSSSGGDYYYQYGINNAGEYRLLSNFNRAFAIDVILEYPDKESQQIFLDVTLTAGIDENLSNSTIAAADYNDDGFVDLLIRGRLYKNLKNGNFEDVSHQLGIVNPYSAVVANAFVDNDNDGDLDIFLFGSDTSVLLINNGNIFTEIILNFPEFKAFLSFSFADINNDNYPDLFVSQLWKTYPEPELNYFFYNTGSNNFTDNTNVIYPEYDGNWNWPGRTWDPANYVVERNRNSRGSQWIDFDNDGDLDLFVTNYFLQPDEFYRNNGDGSFTDICQVKGIDKNNTGSNHGTGVDWYDFDNDGNLDLLLPQFAHPRFIGDYDHRGTTIYRNKGAPDFEFTDLIGQYNNYSGLKSDIGFELEETHAGGAWGDVNNDGLADVLLTVFYGCRYIDMYEQQEDNSFKLETFKYGLSGINTGTDLVWLDYDNDGRLDLAGAIAGKFRLFKNNQYNSRRWIELDLKSKTANKYSIGARASVYVDGKILTQEVCAGRGQKMQKPYRLHFGLGYNPTIDSIMVTWPTQPPIKERFDNLNVNEIYTLTQGGQVFNSIENLTKDQTEIRVYPNPASSKLYVSGQDIKRIRIMSTIGQMLLNISVNNINPVQIDLSAFKNGMYALEIETETDRELRFFMVNKP